The following are encoded together in the Mycolicibacterium arabiense genome:
- a CDS encoding DUF4232 domain-containing protein: MNMWKVSLPVIAAAFLAGCASEPVPPAAESVTTPAPSSAPAGPTTAVSTPPATVTVTAPPSSVAAEPQVTGPCADTDLVVSNEPLESQGSEYRLVLKFENVTSQACTLQGYPGADIVDVDLPVVHVERRQQIAAPLLTLAPGDIATADLQASDVNRETETPCGTWGQVVVVAPNAFQQRRLDVGMPTCSALISSVT, encoded by the coding sequence ATGAACATGTGGAAGGTGTCGCTGCCCGTCATCGCCGCCGCATTCCTCGCGGGTTGCGCGTCGGAGCCGGTCCCGCCGGCCGCTGAGTCCGTGACCACGCCCGCCCCGTCGAGTGCACCGGCCGGGCCCACGACAGCGGTATCGACCCCGCCGGCAACCGTCACCGTTACCGCGCCACCGTCGTCAGTCGCGGCCGAGCCGCAAGTGACCGGTCCGTGCGCCGACACCGACCTCGTGGTGTCGAACGAGCCGTTGGAGTCACAGGGCTCCGAGTACCGCCTCGTGCTGAAGTTCGAGAACGTGACCTCGCAGGCGTGCACGCTGCAGGGTTACCCGGGTGCGGACATCGTCGACGTGGACCTGCCGGTCGTGCACGTCGAGCGCCGCCAGCAGATCGCCGCACCGCTGCTGACCCTGGCACCCGGCGACATCGCCACCGCTGATCTGCAGGCCAGCGATGTGAACCGCGAGACCGAGACCCCGTGCGGAACGTGGGGTCAGGTGGTCGTCGTCGCGCCGAACGCCTTCCAGCAGCGCCGTCTCGACGTCGGGATGCCGACGTGCAGCGCTCTCATCAGCTCGGTGACCTGA
- a CDS encoding DUF4174 domain-containing protein: MVRNRMNRRIISSALTLVVLATITALGSPSAAAAELSDYRWTHRPMLLFAPTDRDPQLVETLSRIDASRCALLERDVVIGIVLTEGQSTLAGQPVNAVEAQSLSERYGIGENAFTALLIGKDGGEKLRVDEVPDLSTIYAVIDGMPMRRGEMRAGSSPC, encoded by the coding sequence ATGGTGAGGAATCGCATGAACCGGCGAATCATCTCGAGCGCTCTGACGCTCGTCGTTCTGGCGACCATCACCGCGCTTGGGTCACCGAGTGCCGCGGCTGCCGAACTCAGTGACTACCGTTGGACACACCGTCCAATGTTGCTGTTCGCGCCTACGGACAGGGATCCGCAACTCGTCGAGACGCTGAGCCGAATCGACGCCAGCCGGTGCGCCTTGCTCGAGCGTGACGTGGTGATTGGCATAGTCCTCACCGAGGGGCAGAGCACGCTCGCCGGCCAACCCGTCAACGCGGTTGAGGCACAGAGCTTGTCGGAACGATATGGGATTGGCGAGAACGCCTTCACCGCGCTGTTGATCGGTAAGGACGGCGGTGAGAAGCTGCGCGTCGACGAGGTGCCGGACCTCTCGACGATCTACGCCGTCATCGATGGCATGCCCATGCGAAGGGGCGAGATGCGTGCCGGTTCGAGCCCGTGTTGA
- a CDS encoding ArsR/SmtB family transcription factor, with translation MAVATSPLTSSDVAACCSPLTGGVLDTPAAERLASVFKALSDPARVKLVSLIAASDGGEACICDLTEPLGLSQPTVSHHMRLLVDSGLVSRDQRGKWAYYRVNADALDRIAAAVSTRTA, from the coding sequence ATGGCCGTTGCGACCTCGCCGCTGACTTCGAGTGATGTGGCTGCCTGCTGCTCCCCGCTGACTGGCGGCGTGCTCGATACGCCGGCCGCTGAACGACTCGCCTCGGTGTTCAAGGCGCTCTCCGATCCTGCACGGGTCAAGCTGGTGTCCCTCATCGCCGCATCTGACGGTGGGGAAGCCTGCATCTGCGACCTCACCGAACCGCTCGGGCTGAGTCAGCCCACGGTGTCGCATCACATGAGGCTGCTCGTCGACAGCGGCCTCGTCAGTCGTGACCAACGCGGGAAATGGGCGTACTACCGGGTCAACGCCGACGCCCTCGATCGCATCGCCGCCGCAGTCTCGACCCGCACGGCCTGA
- a CDS encoding CIA30 family protein, with protein MPVRARVDLVLTSSRLRRGGIILLVGLALLSVSCGSTERTADADTPAAPGIALVDLHDAGEVAAWTTVNDPVMGGMSTSRVTFGDGGLEFSGNVSLENNGGFASARSPLNPEIGRRATGAKSLRVHALGDGKTYLLKVGTQGQPWSYVQRFPTQAAVQRVYDLPIGGFEPVGMRLDPAPSAPRNLDPSTIDQVALYILDEQQGPFQLLVSGIDATA; from the coding sequence GTGCCGGTTCGAGCCCGTGTTGATCTCGTGTTGACGAGTTCTCGGCTGCGGCGTGGAGGCATCATCCTGCTCGTCGGCTTGGCGTTGTTGTCGGTGTCGTGCGGAAGCACCGAGCGAACCGCCGACGCAGACACGCCAGCGGCGCCCGGCATCGCCCTCGTCGACCTCCACGATGCCGGCGAGGTGGCCGCTTGGACGACGGTGAACGATCCCGTGATGGGCGGCATGTCCACCTCGAGAGTCACGTTCGGCGACGGTGGCCTCGAGTTCTCGGGCAACGTCTCGCTGGAGAACAACGGCGGGTTCGCCTCGGCGCGCAGTCCGCTGAACCCCGAGATCGGACGAAGAGCGACCGGCGCGAAGTCGCTCCGCGTGCACGCGCTGGGCGACGGCAAGACCTATTTGTTGAAGGTCGGCACGCAAGGGCAGCCATGGTCCTACGTCCAGCGCTTCCCCACCCAGGCGGCCGTGCAGCGGGTCTACGATCTGCCGATCGGGGGCTTCGAGCCGGTTGGCATGCGCCTCGATCCTGCACCCAGCGCACCGCGAAATCTCGACCCGTCGACGATCGACCAGGTGGCGCTCTACATCCTCGACGAACAACAGGGCCCGTTCCAACTGTTAGTCAGCGGAATCGACGCCACCGCTTGA